The Thermoproteales archaeon genome includes a region encoding these proteins:
- the tfe gene encoding transcription factor E, giving the protein MIADEELLKQLAENIYGPVAGKIIELLIKKGEATDEEIAKYTDIGINDARRLLNFLFEANLVKYRRIRDEKIGWFTYFWRITDDPIDKVIHHRVIKVIEKLRKRLEYETSSTFYICPHCRRRYTFEEATENMFQCFECNKVLEPYDNSKIIEKLKKNYEKLKEAGENFLVPFKLTENME; this is encoded by the coding sequence ATGATTGCGGATGAAGAGTTATTAAAGCAGCTTGCAGAGAATATCTACGGTCCGGTCGCAGGCAAGATTATAGAATTGCTTATAAAAAAAGGTGAAGCTACTGACGAAGAAATAGCAAAATATACCGACATTGGTATCAATGATGCGAGGAGACTGCTTAATTTCCTTTTTGAAGCCAATCTTGTTAAATACAGACGAATTAGAGATGAAAAGATAGGGTGGTTTACCTATTTTTGGAGGATAACTGACGATCCTATAGATAAAGTTATTCATCATAGAGTAATAAAGGTGATCGAGAAACTAAGGAAAAGGTTGGAATACGAAACTTCTTCAACGTTCTATATATGCCCTCATTGTCGTAGAAGATATACGTTCGAAGAAGCTACCGAAAATATGTTCCAATGTTTCGAGTGTAACAAAGTCTTAGAGCCCTATGACAATTCAAAAATAATAGAGAAACTAAAGAAAAACTATGAAAAATTGAAAGAGGCTGGAGAGAACTTCCTCGTACCTTTCAAACTAACTGAAAATATGGAATAA
- a CDS encoding 50S ribosomal protein L18a, whose product MTSVKVFRIKGLMRHRLFTEKFTMEVPAIKKEHAIEYVYSVLGSRHKLTRKKIVITDVQEIEPEAATKPEVVELLKTNKIVVI is encoded by the coding sequence ATGACTAGCGTGAAGGTATTTCGTATTAAAGGTTTAATGCGCCACAGATTGTTTACCGAAAAATTTACCATGGAAGTTCCAGCAATTAAAAAGGAACACGCTATAGAATATGTCTACTCAGTGCTGGGATCAAGACACAAACTTACTCGTAAAAAAATTGTAATAACAGATGTACAAGAGATCGAGCCCGAAGCTGCCACAAAACCCGAAGTAGTAGAATTATTAAAAACCAATAAAATAGTGGTAATTTAG
- the pfdA gene encoding prefoldin subunit alpha, with product MATEVNDEKQLQQAYAEYMFLKQLLDATNQNIALLNNLIAETRTAQEIIEEIKTIPDSKVLIVPLNSSILLRVKFKQENKVLISVGSNVVVEKNYDEALKYLQERENKLKIELEKTSRNLAQISERIRQLEIILRELLKRVEK from the coding sequence ATGGCTACAGAAGTTAATGATGAAAAACAATTACAACAAGCCTATGCTGAATACATGTTCCTTAAACAGCTACTTGATGCTACCAATCAAAACATCGCACTCCTTAACAATTTAATCGCCGAAACACGCACAGCTCAAGAAATTATAGAGGAAATAAAAACAATACCAGATTCTAAGGTTTTGATAGTACCGCTAAATTCTTCAATCCTTTTAAGAGTAAAATTCAAGCAAGAGAATAAAGTTTTAATCAGTGTTGGAAGTAATGTTGTTGTAGAAAAAAATTACGATGAAGCCTTAAAGTATCTTCAAGAAAGAGAGAATAAGCTAAAAATCGAGCTTGAAAAAACAAGTAGAAATTTAGCACAAATAAGCGAAAGAATTAGACAATTAGAAATAATCTTACGGGAGCTTCTAAAAAGGGTCGAGAAATAG
- the ftsY gene encoding signal recognition particle-docking protein FtsY translates to MFEKLKATLSKLVETLSTRKLSEKELDSLCFEVILSLSDCDVALAAAEYIADELKKRLSGERIGLFEDKRQLVKKYLKEILLQMLQTECEIDLLKIAEERKKERHPLVILFVGPNGHGKTTTIAKIARLFLKKGFSVVIAAADTFRAGAIEQLETHGKKLGVRVIKHCYGADPAAVAYDAVQHAKSKGINVVLIDTAGRLQTDKDLMDEMRKIARVVSPDLKIFVGDALTGNDALDQALKFDQAIGIDASILTKADADIKGGAAISVIYATRKPILFLGTGQTYDDLQKFSADWLLQKILEK, encoded by the coding sequence GTGTTTGAAAAATTGAAGGCCACATTATCAAAGTTAGTTGAAACTTTGTCTACTAGGAAATTAAGCGAAAAAGAGTTAGATTCCTTGTGTTTTGAGGTGATTTTATCCTTATCAGATTGCGATGTAGCACTAGCTGCTGCAGAATATATTGCCGATGAGCTGAAAAAAAGGTTATCAGGAGAAAGAATAGGCCTTTTCGAAGATAAACGCCAACTAGTGAAAAAATATTTAAAAGAAATATTGTTGCAAATGCTCCAAACAGAGTGCGAAATAGATCTTTTGAAAATAGCTGAAGAAAGAAAAAAAGAAAGACACCCATTAGTAATTCTTTTCGTTGGGCCTAATGGTCACGGAAAAACAACTACAATCGCAAAAATAGCTCGCTTATTTTTAAAAAAAGGTTTTTCGGTTGTAATAGCTGCCGCAGATACTTTCAGAGCAGGCGCGATAGAACAATTAGAAACTCATGGAAAGAAATTGGGCGTTAGGGTTATAAAACACTGTTATGGCGCCGATCCCGCAGCTGTAGCATATGACGCTGTACAACATGCTAAAAGTAAAGGAATAAACGTTGTGTTGATAGATACGGCTGGACGTTTGCAAACAGACAAGGATTTAATGGATGAAATGAGAAAAATTGCTAGAGTAGTATCACCAGATTTAAAGATTTTTGTTGGAGATGCACTAACAGGCAATGACGCTCTTGATCAAGCATTAAAATTCGATCAAGCTATTGGCATAGACGCCAGCATATTAACTAAAGCCGATGCCGATATAAAGGGTGGTGCGGCTATTTCTGTAATATATGCTACTAGGAAACCCATATTATTCCTAGGGACAGGACAAACCTACGATGATTTACAGAAATTTTCGGCTGATTGGCTTCTGCAGAAAATATTAGAAAAATGA
- a CDS encoding DNA-directed RNA polymerase subunit N: MIIPIRCFTCGALIGDKWLEFSQKVARGKSPGEVLDELNIKRYCCRRMFLSHVELIDEILKYEEKHVEKK, from the coding sequence ATGATAATCCCTATTCGATGCTTTACCTGTGGTGCTTTAATTGGAGACAAATGGCTCGAATTTTCACAAAAAGTTGCAAGAGGCAAGTCTCCAGGCGAGGTTCTCGACGAATTAAATATAAAGAGATACTGCTGTAGAAGAATGTTTTTATCCCATGTCGAATTAATAGATGAAATTCTCAAATACGAAGAAAAGCACGTCGAAAAAAAGTGA
- a CDS encoding 30S ribosomal protein S9, giving the protein MKIILTSARRKTARARVIVKSGKGRVFINGVPLEILEPELVRMKIYEPIFIAGEKIINSIDIIATAHGGGVMGQASAIRTAIARALVKWTESEELKQLYYEYDRNLLVEDPRQAEPKKPRGRSARAKRQKSYR; this is encoded by the coding sequence ATGAAAATAATATTAACAAGTGCCAGACGTAAGACTGCAAGAGCGAGAGTAATAGTGAAGTCTGGTAAGGGACGGGTTTTCATTAACGGTGTTCCATTGGAAATATTAGAACCAGAGCTTGTTAGGATGAAAATCTATGAGCCTATATTTATTGCTGGCGAAAAAATAATTAATAGCATTGATATTATAGCTACAGCCCATGGTGGAGGAGTGATGGGACAAGCTTCTGCCATAAGGACAGCTATAGCTAGGGCTTTAGTAAAGTGGACTGAATCCGAAGAGCTCAAACAACTTTACTACGAATATGACCGTAACTTGCTGGTTGAAGACCCAAGACAGGCGGAGCCTAAAAAACCAAGAGGCAGGTCTGCTAGGGCAAAGCGTCAGAAAAGTTATCGATAA
- a CDS encoding 50S ribosomal protein L13 produces MSEEKLIVVNAEGLVAGRLASIVAKKLLNGENVVIINAEKAIITGKPQRIVNMYMKKINEWRTHFNPEKRGPKIPRRPDRVLKRMVRGMLPHKKPKGRMAYKRLKVYIGVPDNVNVKEAISIKEAMRKNENVPFITLGELYVRLGGKL; encoded by the coding sequence ATGAGTGAGGAAAAACTTATAGTAGTTAATGCTGAAGGCTTGGTTGCTGGAAGATTAGCTAGCATAGTGGCAAAGAAATTACTAAATGGGGAGAATGTTGTAATAATAAACGCTGAAAAAGCTATCATAACCGGCAAGCCTCAAAGAATAGTAAATATGTATATGAAAAAGATAAACGAATGGAGGACTCATTTTAATCCTGAAAAAAGAGGACCTAAAATACCGCGACGGCCTGATAGAGTGCTAAAAAGAATGGTTCGTGGCATGTTGCCTCACAAAAAACCTAAAGGGCGTATGGCATATAAGAGATTGAAAGTTTACATAGGTGTTCCAGATAATGTAAATGTGAAAGAGGCGATATCCATTAAAGAGGCGATGAGAAAAAATGAAAATGTTCCTTTTATAACCCTGGGAGAGTTATATGTGCGCTTGGGGGGTAAGCTATGA
- a CDS encoding 50S ribosomal protein L18e, whose product MKRTGPTNIHLRLLITKLRKKARENNARIWYRVAELLAKPRRQRIAVNLSKINKYTGNGEIVIVPGKVLGAGTLDHEVIVAAWQFSQKAYEKISKKGKCITIEELLEKFPRGSNVKIIT is encoded by the coding sequence ATGAAGCGGACAGGACCTACAAATATTCACCTAAGGTTACTCATTACAAAGCTGAGAAAGAAAGCTAGAGAAAACAATGCAAGAATATGGTATCGTGTCGCAGAATTGCTGGCAAAACCCAGAAGACAGAGGATTGCAGTTAACTTAAGTAAGATTAATAAGTATACTGGAAATGGAGAAATAGTTATTGTGCCAGGCAAGGTTTTGGGAGCTGGCACATTGGATCACGAAGTAATAGTCGCGGCGTGGCAATTTTCTCAGAAAGCTTACGAGAAAATATCAAAAAAAGGAAAATGTATTACTATTGAAGAATTACTTGAAAAATTTCCTAGAGGTAGTAATGTAAAAATAATTACATAG
- a CDS encoding DNA-directed RNA polymerase subunit D, translated as MQDIKVEIIEADKYSGKFKVSGINPAIANAFRRALLAEVPTMAVDEVVILENTSALFDEILAHRIGLIPLKTDFDLVEEYIEDRESAIKKTVSLILEIEALDENVTVFSGHLKSEDPHVVPVSDSIPIVKLAKGQRIILEAFARLGCGREHAKWQPVSVAAYKYMPMVEIIYEKCDNCMKCIDVCPKDVFDLTGNKVIVKKPMNCSLCNACVEVCSTNALLVKGDETTIIFNIETTGALTFEEVVLAGFDILAMKAREFKKSVRELIKEKT; from the coding sequence GTGCAGGATATTAAGGTCGAAATTATTGAAGCAGATAAGTATTCTGGAAAGTTTAAAGTTAGCGGTATAAATCCCGCTATTGCAAACGCTTTTCGGAGAGCGTTATTGGCCGAAGTTCCAACAATGGCCGTTGATGAAGTTGTAATTCTAGAAAATACATCCGCATTATTCGACGAGATTTTAGCACATAGGATCGGTCTTATACCTTTAAAGACTGATTTTGACCTAGTAGAAGAGTATATCGAGGATAGAGAGAGTGCAATCAAAAAAACTGTTAGTCTAATACTTGAAATAGAAGCTCTTGATGAGAATGTAACCGTATTTTCCGGTCATTTAAAAAGCGAAGATCCTCACGTCGTACCTGTTTCGGATTCTATTCCCATTGTAAAGTTAGCGAAGGGACAGCGTATAATCTTAGAAGCTTTTGCACGGCTTGGATGCGGAAGAGAGCATGCAAAATGGCAGCCTGTTTCGGTTGCGGCTTATAAATATATGCCAATGGTTGAAATTATATATGAAAAATGTGATAACTGCATGAAATGTATAGATGTGTGTCCAAAGGATGTTTTTGACCTAACAGGTAATAAAGTCATTGTGAAAAAACCTATGAATTGTTCTTTATGTAATGCATGCGTTGAAGTATGTTCTACAAATGCTTTGCTTGTTAAGGGAGATGAGACAACTATTATATTCAACATAGAAACAACGGGAGCGTTGACCTTTGAGGAAGTCGTGCTGGCTGGTTTTGATATTCTAGCTATGAAAGCTAGAGAATTCAAGAAATCTGTAAGAGAATTAATAAAGGAGAAAACTTAA
- a CDS encoding 30S ribosomal protein S12 → MAGSKSPKGLYAARNLKRKRQKFRWSDIHYKRRALNLVKKVDPLEGAPMARGIVIEKVGIESRQPNSAVRKCVRVQLIKNGKQVTAFLPGDGSLNFVNEHDEVIIERIGGPEGRAYGDLPGVRFKVIKVNGVSLIELLRGRKQKPTR, encoded by the coding sequence ATGGCAGGATCTAAATCCCCTAAAGGACTCTATGCCGCAAGAAATCTTAAAAGGAAAAGACAGAAGTTCAGATGGTCAGATATTCACTATAAAAGAAGAGCATTAAATCTAGTTAAGAAAGTCGATCCACTAGAAGGAGCTCCAATGGCCCGAGGTATCGTAATTGAAAAAGTAGGTATCGAGAGCCGGCAACCAAACAGCGCAGTAAGAAAATGTGTCCGAGTACAACTTATCAAAAACGGCAAACAAGTTACAGCTTTTCTTCCAGGCGATGGTTCATTGAATTTCGTTAACGAACATGATGAAGTAATAATAGAAAGAATTGGAGGTCCTGAAGGAAGAGCATATGGCGATCTTCCCGGTGTACGCTTCAAGGTCATTAAGGTGAACGGAGTTTCGTTAATTGAACTTTTGAGAGGACGTAAGCAAAAACCGACACGCTAA
- a CDS encoding NusA-like transcription termination signal-binding factor has translation MPIKLTDVEMKYIYLLESLTGVTSLDCVIDEEYNRIIFLVKKGQVGIAVGRNGINIRRLQKILGKNVEIVEYAETMEDLIKNSLFPARVISVRLKKDANNRKIAVVSVPAQEKGLAIGKDGKNIKRARLLAKRYFDIDWVTLE, from the coding sequence ATCCCAATAAAACTCACTGACGTCGAAATGAAATATATTTATCTGTTAGAAAGCCTAACAGGAGTAACGTCACTAGATTGCGTAATAGATGAAGAATACAACCGCATAATTTTTCTTGTTAAAAAAGGACAGGTTGGAATAGCAGTGGGTAGAAATGGAATAAATATACGGCGTCTTCAAAAAATCCTTGGTAAAAATGTCGAAATTGTGGAATACGCTGAAACCATGGAAGATCTGATAAAAAACAGTTTATTTCCAGCTCGCGTAATATCAGTACGTTTAAAAAAGGATGCTAACAATAGAAAAATTGCAGTAGTATCTGTCCCCGCTCAGGAAAAAGGTTTGGCAATAGGTAAAGACGGGAAGAATATTAAAAGAGCGAGGCTATTAGCTAAGAGATATTTTGATATAGACTGGGTGACTTTAGAATAA
- a CDS encoding 50S ribosomal protein L30e, translating into MVDLYRELRTTIRTGKIVLGYERSIKLVKLGKPKLVIMAANAPVEIKEDIERYTKLAKIPLYVFQGTTLDLGAICNKPFMVSVIAILDPGESRLMDLVKGE; encoded by the coding sequence GTGGTTGATTTATATAGAGAGTTGCGAACAACCATTCGAACCGGCAAAATAGTACTAGGTTATGAGCGATCTATAAAATTGGTGAAGCTGGGAAAGCCTAAACTTGTGATAATGGCGGCAAACGCTCCAGTAGAAATTAAGGAAGATATAGAAAGATATACCAAGCTGGCAAAAATCCCTCTATACGTTTTCCAAGGAACGACCCTCGATCTAGGAGCTATATGCAATAAGCCGTTTATGGTATCAGTTATAGCGATTTTAGACCCTGGTGAAAGCCGTTTAATGGACCTTGTAAAAGGTGAATAG
- the rpoA2 gene encoding DNA-directed RNA polymerase subunit A'': protein MIDENIVKNIVYSYHDKLPEKILDKIIEIVRKEQLSEKELIAFIEECIKEYNEALVEPGEAVGMVAAQSIGEPSTQMTLRTFHFAGVREFNITLGLPRLIEIVDARKSPSTPITYIYLDKKHRYDEEKAKEVARRIELTTIENVASEWELDYLTSTIIIKLDPEMLADKGVSTKDVIKAINKIKGKKGRVYMKDDYTVVYETEITDMSKLRRMYDRVKDLRLKGIKGIKKIILRKIGEGEKTEYMLIAEGSNFAAVLSIEGVDYTRTITNNIVEVAEVLGIEAARKVIIKEMQEVLSEQGLDVDIRHIMLVADAMTYTGHVRQVGRHGVAGEKTSPLARATFEVTVKHLTDAAIHGEIDRLAGVVENVIVGSMPVPMGTGMVELLMVFPVKKKG from the coding sequence ATGATAGATGAAAACATTGTAAAAAACATAGTTTATTCATATCATGATAAACTTCCCGAGAAAATACTTGACAAAATAATTGAAATTGTTAGAAAGGAGCAGCTAAGTGAAAAAGAACTTATAGCTTTTATCGAGGAATGTATTAAAGAATATAACGAGGCCCTAGTAGAGCCCGGCGAAGCTGTAGGAATGGTGGCAGCTCAATCCATAGGAGAGCCCAGCACGCAAATGACTTTAAGAACTTTCCACTTCGCAGGTGTTAGAGAATTTAATATAACACTAGGACTTCCTCGTTTAATCGAAATTGTTGATGCCAGAAAATCTCCATCGACGCCGATAACCTACATATATCTAGATAAAAAACACAGGTATGACGAGGAAAAAGCTAAGGAAGTAGCTAGAAGGATAGAATTAACCACTATAGAGAATGTTGCTAGCGAATGGGAGCTAGATTACCTAACGTCGACAATCATAATAAAGCTGGATCCAGAGATGTTAGCGGATAAAGGGGTATCGACAAAAGATGTTATAAAAGCCATAAATAAAATTAAAGGCAAAAAAGGTAGAGTATACATGAAAGATGATTACACGGTAGTATATGAAACAGAAATCACTGACATGTCAAAGTTAAGGAGGATGTACGACAGAGTAAAAGATTTAAGATTAAAGGGAATAAAGGGAATAAAGAAGATAATACTGAGGAAAATTGGAGAAGGGGAGAAAACAGAATATATGTTAATCGCTGAGGGATCCAATTTTGCGGCTGTATTATCTATAGAAGGTGTAGACTACACGAGAACAATAACAAACAACATAGTTGAAGTCGCCGAAGTTTTAGGAATAGAGGCGGCGAGAAAGGTGATAATAAAGGAAATGCAGGAAGTTTTAAGCGAACAAGGACTTGACGTGGACATAAGACATATAATGCTCGTTGCCGACGCCATGACGTACACGGGACATGTGAGACAGGTAGGAAGGCATGGTGTGGCAGGAGAGAAAACAAGCCCGCTAGCAAGGGCAACTTTCGAAGTTACAGTAAAACACTTAACTGATGCCGCAATTCATGGTGAAATTGATCGTTTAGCAGGCGTTGTTGAAAATGTTATCGTTGGGTCTATGCCAGTACCAATGGGTACTGGCATGGTGGAACTCCTTATGGTTTTTCCCGTAAAAAAGAAGGGGTGA
- the rpoA1 gene encoding DNA-directed RNA polymerase subunit A', with the protein MAFIEPRSTARITAIKFGLLSPDMIRKMSVTAIVTADTYDEEGMPIRSGLMDRRLGTIEPGMRCETCGNLTGQCPGHFGHLELARPVIHPEFAKRIYMLLKATCRHCGRILLSEEEIEKELKKREKLEKIWFQFRYKHADRVAKKAAKNSECPYCRTKQYKIRFEKPYTFYEEREEGTAIKLTPSEIRERLERIPDKDLILLGIDPEYARPEWTVLTVLPVPPITVRPSITLETGIRSEDDLTHKLGDIIRVNQRLKENIEAGAPSLIIDDMWELLQYHIATYFNNELPGIPPAKHKSGRPLRTLAQRLKGKEGRFRGSLAGKRVDFSARTVISPDPNLSINEVGVPEEVAKILIIPEKVTEWNIEELRELVRNGPYKHPGANYIVRPDGARVDLRYVRDLDALAETLAPGYIVERHLKDGDIVLFNRQPSLHRMSIMAHKVKVLPYKTFRLNLLVCPPYNADFDGDEMNLHVPQNEEARAEAKILMLVQEQILSPRYGGPIIGGLHDYITGGYMVTKKDTLLTREKVTLLLYSSGLCKELPEPAILKPKELWTGKQIVSIFLPSDLNFRSRCSICEKCDMCLYDDCPYDAYLFIKNGEIVSGVFDKLSIGAQRSETLLHVLVKKYGTDKAREIMDTMFKVFIFYLDMNGFSMSLDNLDLPENAKKEIKEILSKVEGEVAELIEKARRGELQPKPGMTLRESLENEILNVLERVREEAGRIASKYLGLNNSAVLMAKTGARANILNITQMTACLGQQSIRGKRIYRGYTDRPLPHFRKGDIGAKARGFVYSNFKDGLSPTEFFFHAMAGREGLVDTAVRTAQSGYMYRRLANALQDLHVAYDGSVRSAEGSIIQLRYGEDGVDPTKSYHGQPINFDLILQKFRKR; encoded by the coding sequence ATGGCGTTTATTGAGCCACGTAGTACGGCGAGAATAACTGCAATAAAATTCGGACTGCTATCACCCGATATGATTCGTAAAATGTCTGTTACAGCCATAGTCACAGCCGATACATACGATGAGGAGGGTATGCCAATTAGAAGCGGGTTAATGGATAGAAGGCTAGGAACCATAGAGCCTGGTATGAGATGTGAAACATGTGGCAATCTTACTGGTCAATGTCCTGGACATTTTGGTCATTTAGAGCTTGCGAGACCAGTCATACATCCTGAATTTGCTAAGAGAATATATATGTTACTTAAAGCGACGTGTCGACACTGTGGAAGAATTTTGCTATCGGAAGAAGAGATAGAGAAGGAATTAAAGAAAAGAGAAAAACTCGAGAAAATATGGTTCCAATTTAGGTATAAACACGCTGACAGGGTAGCTAAGAAAGCTGCAAAAAATAGTGAATGTCCGTATTGTCGAACAAAGCAGTATAAAATAAGATTTGAAAAACCTTATACTTTTTACGAAGAGAGAGAAGAAGGAACCGCAATAAAACTTACTCCTAGCGAAATAAGGGAACGATTAGAAAGAATACCCGATAAGGACCTTATTTTATTGGGAATAGACCCTGAATACGCGAGACCGGAGTGGACTGTACTCACAGTGCTTCCAGTACCGCCCATAACAGTCCGTCCGTCTATTACGCTAGAGACTGGCATTAGATCGGAAGATGATTTAACTCATAAGCTGGGAGATATTATAAGAGTAAACCAGCGATTAAAAGAAAACATAGAAGCTGGAGCTCCATCGCTGATAATTGACGATATGTGGGAATTATTGCAGTATCATATTGCCACGTACTTTAATAACGAATTACCTGGAATACCACCAGCAAAGCATAAATCCGGGCGTCCGTTAAGAACTCTTGCTCAAAGATTAAAAGGAAAAGAGGGACGTTTTAGGGGGAGTCTTGCAGGTAAACGAGTTGATTTTTCCGCGAGAACTGTTATTTCTCCTGATCCTAATCTCAGCATAAATGAGGTGGGTGTTCCCGAAGAGGTAGCTAAAATCCTTATAATTCCGGAAAAAGTTACGGAATGGAATATAGAAGAGCTGCGAGAATTGGTTAGAAATGGGCCATATAAGCATCCAGGCGCAAACTACATAGTACGGCCCGATGGAGCAAGAGTTGACTTAAGATATGTAAGGGATTTGGATGCATTGGCTGAAACTTTAGCACCGGGCTATATTGTTGAACGGCATCTAAAAGACGGAGATATAGTTCTCTTCAATCGTCAACCGTCTCTCCATAGAATGTCGATTATGGCGCATAAAGTAAAAGTTTTGCCTTATAAAACTTTCAGACTCAACCTTCTTGTCTGTCCGCCTTACAACGCAGACTTCGATGGCGATGAAATGAACTTACATGTTCCTCAAAACGAAGAGGCTAGAGCTGAAGCTAAGATATTAATGCTTGTTCAAGAACAGATACTATCTCCTAGGTACGGAGGACCTATTATCGGAGGCTTGCATGATTATATAACTGGAGGGTATATGGTCACCAAAAAGGACACTTTATTAACTAGGGAGAAGGTAACCTTGTTACTATATTCTAGCGGCCTTTGTAAGGAGCTTCCAGAGCCAGCGATTTTAAAGCCTAAAGAATTATGGACGGGAAAGCAAATAGTCAGTATCTTTCTACCGTCAGATCTGAACTTTAGAAGTCGATGTTCAATATGCGAGAAATGTGATATGTGTTTGTACGATGATTGTCCTTATGATGCTTATTTGTTTATTAAAAATGGGGAAATTGTTTCAGGAGTTTTTGATAAACTATCAATAGGCGCGCAGAGAAGCGAAACTCTATTGCATGTCTTAGTTAAGAAGTATGGAACTGATAAGGCAAGAGAAATAATGGATACAATGTTTAAAGTTTTCATATTCTATCTAGATATGAATGGCTTTTCTATGAGTTTAGACAATCTTGATCTTCCTGAAAATGCTAAAAAAGAAATAAAGGAAATACTATCAAAAGTTGAAGGCGAAGTTGCAGAGCTTATCGAGAAAGCTAGACGTGGCGAGCTCCAGCCTAAACCTGGAATGACATTAAGAGAATCTCTTGAAAATGAAATTCTAAACGTGCTTGAGCGAGTGAGAGAAGAAGCTGGAAGAATTGCAAGCAAATATTTAGGATTAAATAACTCAGCCGTGCTAATGGCTAAAACTGGAGCGCGCGCGAACATACTCAATATTACTCAGATGACGGCTTGTCTGGGACAGCAGTCTATCCGTGGTAAAAGGATATACAGAGGATATACCGATAGACCATTACCTCATTTCCGAAAGGGAGATATAGGTGCAAAAGCTAGGGGGTTCGTATATAGCAACTTTAAAGATGGGCTTTCCCCTACAGAATTTTTCTTTCACGCGATGGCTGGTAGAGAAGGACTTGTTGACACAGCTGTAAGAACGGCACAAAGCGGTTACATGTACAGGCGATTAGCTAACGCGCTACAAGATTTGCATGTAGCCTATGATGGAAGCGTAAGAAGCGCAGAAGGAAGTATAATACAGTTGCGATATGGAGAAGATGGAGTAGACCCCACTAAAAGCTATCATGGTCAACCAATAAACTTCGACCTGATATTACAGAAATTTAGAAAAAGGTGA